One region of Tolypothrix sp. NIES-4075 genomic DNA includes:
- the mobV gene encoding MobV family relaxase: MTALAILRVEKLKTFGNVGGSEAHTARIQDTPNADPQKKETNIRLIGNPDDPALEELVKTKISKSTKHKPRKDAVLCSEIFLSASPEYFRPDDPTIAGEWDEQLMRDFTNASTKWLSENYGDKCVRAELHLDEATPHIHAYIVPVNDKTKLLSHKAMFGGNGNEGKIKLSRLQDSYAIALAHLGIERGVKGSKATHTKVKKYYAAVNSDPLLMELDRLTPQPGETAQQLFERIKADPQIQTINHQLADRFRIIELEKRASQKAIASEKLRQQLENRVAELESENFYWKQQADQLRDLPLEDVAWHLGLDKADKGGNRWKGLGGVINITDSKWYDFTASKGGGGAINLVMHVNSCNFRQALAWLHDRFDEEGMLRATRTYAQTIATKIVAEEPAPQFVQPFEDESKWQAVQNYLTKTRGLPENFIDALHSKGWIYADEQQNAV, from the coding sequence ATGACAGCATTAGCTATCTTGCGCGTTGAGAAGTTGAAGACTTTTGGTAATGTTGGTGGCAGTGAAGCACACACCGCCCGGATTCAGGATACCCCAAATGCTGACCCTCAAAAAAAGGAAACTAACATTCGGCTGATTGGCAATCCCGATGACCCAGCATTGGAAGAACTGGTGAAAACCAAAATCTCGAAGTCAACCAAACACAAACCACGTAAAGATGCGGTACTGTGCAGCGAAATATTCCTCAGTGCATCCCCTGAATACTTTCGACCCGATGACCCTACCATTGCGGGGGAATGGGACGAGCAGTTGATGCGGGATTTCACCAATGCTTCTACCAAGTGGCTCTCTGAGAATTATGGTGATAAATGCGTCCGAGCAGAATTGCACCTGGATGAGGCAACCCCCCACATCCACGCCTATATTGTCCCCGTCAACGATAAAACCAAACTGCTCAGTCATAAAGCCATGTTTGGGGGAAATGGTAACGAAGGTAAGATTAAACTCTCCAGGCTCCAGGATAGCTACGCAATAGCACTGGCACATCTTGGTATCGAACGCGGGGTAAAGGGTAGTAAAGCTACTCACACCAAAGTTAAGAAATATTATGCGGCAGTCAACTCAGACCCCCTGCTGATGGAATTAGACCGACTGACACCACAACCAGGGGAGACAGCACAGCAACTATTTGAGCGCATTAAGGCAGACCCCCAAATCCAAACCATCAATCATCAACTAGCTGATCGCTTTAGAATAATTGAGCTTGAAAAACGGGCATCACAGAAGGCGATCGCTTCTGAAAAACTGCGGCAACAACTAGAAAATCGCGTAGCTGAATTGGAATCCGAGAACTTTTACTGGAAGCAGCAAGCCGACCAACTGCGAGATTTACCCCTAGAAGATGTGGCGTGGCATTTAGGACTAGATAAAGCAGATAAAGGAGGGAACCGTTGGAAAGGGCTGGGGGGAGTTATCAATATTACTGATTCTAAATGGTACGACTTTACAGCATCCAAGGGTGGCGGTGGAGCTATTAATTTGGTGATGCACGTAAACTCTTGTAATTTTCGGCAAGCTCTAGCTTGGTTGCATGACCGTTTTGATGAAGAGGGGATGCTGCGAGCTACGAGAACTTACGCACAAACTATCGCTACTAAAATTGTTGCAGAAGAACCTGCACCGCAGTTTGTGCAACCATTTGAGGATGAGTCGAAGTGGCAAGCGGTACAAAATTACTTGACTAAAACTAGGGGATTGCCGGAAAACTTTATCGATGCCCTTCATTCCAAGGGATGGATTTATGCTGACGAGCAGCAAAATGCTGTGTAA
- a CDS encoding toprim domain-containing protein translates to MGYALGTKRTKGWFYFYLGGKPTDEIHSCVLCKSPIDALSCGALGIAANSGMPQTRMMFLAVDSPKSLPLDFLSKVRAITVACSHDDMGRSMAQAIKELLPHSNIVQPQALDWNAELLQYSRQEKVRLQEAEKKKNRGLER, encoded by the coding sequence ATGGGATATGCGCTTGGCACAAAACGGACGAAGGGGTGGTTTTACTTTTATTTGGGCGGTAAACCAACTGATGAAATACATTCATGTGTCCTCTGTAAATCTCCCATCGATGCCCTCTCGTGCGGTGCGCTAGGAATTGCTGCAAATTCTGGTATGCCTCAGACGCGGATGATGTTTTTAGCGGTGGATAGTCCCAAAAGCCTGCCGTTGGATTTTCTCTCTAAAGTAAGAGCCATTACTGTTGCCTGCTCCCACGATGACATGGGACGCTCTATGGCACAAGCTATTAAAGAATTACTGCCGCATTCCAATATAGTGCAACCACAAGCACTTGATTGGAATGCGGAATTGTTGCAGTATTCGCGGCAAGAAAAGGTGCGGCTACAAGAAGCAGAAAAGAAAAAGAATCGGGGATTGGAACGATAG
- a CDS encoding WYL domain-containing protein gives MPNKVSHGEDIRERAKRVLEAILDFQEHNLVGCDNLSLLCEWKDKNSGNPQLLVQTTTENLVKLTSLDKYEDKLTTTQVREALHRMEDFLEILDDHRIPPKNGNAKWHFTLSLWSKNKETNLREFTQEWQRKWEQRHPKKSKQKSKISDVPEIVSPVQTQLSDNNIKKDVWSDERIEVLQKAVRLFTDMGQLEEALSIANLLLDRQELSIPLRTEIEDFLRTHKSPLRQEIDRYIDRNQPFKLSYQNTTGQLQNFTVHYAKVITHEERQYVDCWCEETEGNYDLEQLCHNRSLRLERIREVQVSPIDGEWLSDFDTIKVEMHLLGGLLNGYKSKKNDDISNKLVEVNGHEVRRVLRKVSNTFWFFREVIRYGKDCVIVAPESVRDRFKEKLIPLCQLYNLTISD, from the coding sequence ATGCCTAACAAAGTTAGCCACGGTGAGGACATAAGAGAAAGAGCAAAGCGTGTACTAGAAGCAATTTTGGACTTCCAGGAACACAATTTGGTGGGATGTGATAACTTGAGCCTGCTTTGCGAATGGAAAGATAAAAACAGTGGAAATCCTCAGCTTTTGGTGCAGACTACTACTGAGAATTTAGTAAAACTGACTTCTCTGGACAAATATGAAGATAAGTTAACTACTACCCAAGTTCGAGAAGCACTTCATCGGATGGAAGACTTCTTAGAGATTTTGGACGATCACCGGATACCACCAAAAAATGGGAATGCAAAATGGCACTTTACTTTGAGTCTCTGGTCAAAGAATAAAGAAACTAATCTAAGGGAATTTACACAGGAGTGGCAGAGGAAATGGGAACAGAGGCATCCTAAAAAATCAAAGCAAAAATCAAAGATTAGTGATGTGCCTGAGATAGTTAGCCCAGTTCAAACTCAGTTGAGTGATAACAATATTAAGAAAGATGTCTGGTCAGATGAACGCATTGAGGTACTTCAGAAAGCGGTTCGTTTGTTCACTGACATGGGACAACTAGAAGAAGCTCTGAGCATTGCCAATTTACTTCTTGATCGTCAGGAGTTAAGCATTCCGTTAAGAACAGAAATAGAAGATTTCCTTAGAACCCATAAATCTCCGTTGCGCCAGGAAATAGATCGCTATATAGACCGCAATCAGCCATTTAAGTTGTCCTACCAAAATACAACAGGTCAGTTGCAGAATTTTACTGTCCATTATGCCAAAGTAATTACTCACGAAGAACGACAATATGTTGATTGCTGGTGTGAAGAAACAGAAGGAAATTATGATTTAGAACAATTGTGTCACAACAGGAGCTTACGTCTAGAACGCATAAGAGAAGTTCAAGTTAGCCCTATAGATGGGGAATGGCTATCTGATTTTGACACAATAAAGGTTGAAATGCATCTATTAGGAGGTTTGCTAAATGGTTATAAATCAAAGAAAAATGATGATATAAGTAATAAGTTGGTGGAAGTGAATGGACACGAAGTAAGAAGAGTGCTGCGAAAAGTTTCCAATACCTTCTGGTTCTTCCGAGAAGTCATACGCTATGGGAAAGATTGCGTAATTGTGGCACCAGAGAGCGTGCGCGATCGCTTTAAGGAAAAACTCATACCCCTTTGTCAATTATATAATTTGACTATCTCTGATTAA